In the genome of Phycodurus eques isolate BA_2022a chromosome 22, UOR_Pequ_1.1, whole genome shotgun sequence, the window CACGTCAAaaacgaaaaacacaacaaattcccACAACTCCAAATTTTCCATGGCAAGTCCAATTGGAatgaaggaaaacaaacatttcacaaatgtaACTCATTCTTTCGATATTCTCTACTTATTCAATGAATTGCACACGCTTTTTGAGGATATCTACGGAACTCATTTTCACATTCCTCAAATTCCAACTTTATAAGACATAATTCCCAAACGGTTGCAGAAACTTTCCAATTTTTACCGACATAGCTCGAGTGAATCAAACCCTTCCAACAACCCTAATTGTTAAGCTCATTCAGGAGAACATTTGCCTCTCATTGTCAGGTTACAAATGATTGCTGCATCTGTGCAATCCTCATGAGAAATAGTGCATAAGTATAGGACAAGATGTGAAAAAACTGATTTGAGAAATTCTCCTGATATGATAACTTGAATTCAGTATTTCTGACTTTTCCAATTGTCCACATTTTACTTAATTCTGCAGCAGCTCTTCAGCATTCAGACACTATTTCTCCACAAACTGCATTCTCCAGTTATGATGATTACGCTTATAGCTGCTCAATGACGGACACCTGTCGACACACGCGTGACGCGTTAGTTTAGAACGGCGCTCGTTTTACCTCGTGCCGACGAGAAGAGCGGGCTGTTCAGGTAATGCGTCGCCAGACGTTTGCGCTGTGGACAAACACAAACGACAGCTGAGTCCTGTCGCGTGAGGatgatgtcatcatcatcatcatcatcattaaaaatacaaacgcATTAGAAAGTACCTCTGGCTCAAAGAGGCCGCTGTAGGCGGGGTTAGCTGTGCTTCGCCTTTTCCTCTCCTGCCTCTTCAGCTgaatttctacaaaaaaaaaaacaaaaaaaaaacaaaacaaaaacaaaaactccaaGAAAGCGCACGTGgaacacatgaacacacacgtAAAGTAAGGGTGTGGGGAAGTGGTTACCTTCCCGGTGCTCGTTGGTGACGAGTCCGAGTGAGACCATGAAAGCAATTTTCTGTGAAAGAGACGAGACAGCGTCAGCGAGATCATCGCAGCGATCCCGGGCACTTCGTGACCAAAGGAAGGAAGGCTCGttcgcccgcccgcccgcccgcccgcccgcccgcccgcccacCTCCGGGTCCTCGTCGATCTTCTTGGTGGGGGCGGGCGGGGGCTCTTGTGATGGGAGGGGGAGCGACCCCCCCTCGCTACTGCCGGGGGCCTGAGGCTGGATGATGATCACCTGAGAAGACACACACGGTGTCACGCACAGTAATCGTGcgagtctgtgtgtgcatgagttTGTGCAAGTGTGACAAAGTGTGAGAGAGTCAATGCGAgtgtgagtttgcatgtgcGTTTCTGCCTGTGAGCGCGTCTAATAGCGCGGCCCAAAGAGGATGACGAGCGCGTTCGTCTAACCTCGACGGCCTCGCTGACGGCGGCCACTCCGTTGCCGTTGGCCGGCGAGGCGGCGATGATGGCGTAGGCCACGCCGGCCCCCGCCGAGGCGTGCTGGGCGGGGCCGCCCGCCTCGCCGGCGAGGGACGAGGCGCCGCCGTCGTAAGGTTGCCGGTGGGGGCTGAGGGTGCAGTTGGGGGTGGGCAGGGTGGGGCCCGGGTGGTTGAGCGCGGAGGTGGTCCGCGGCTGCGGGGGGTCCGGGCACGGGCTGTGGGGGAGGCTGTCCGGAATCAGCGTCTTTGGCCTGACctgaacacacgcacgcaaaacAATACTTTGCCAATGTACAAatgagcgtgtgcgtgtgtgtagtgCACTTTTGTTAACAtccgtgtgtgtctgtgtgtatgcgtgACTGAGTGCGTGtcggtcacttttttttttaaatgtcatttgtgGGTACTTAAAGGTCACATGCGCTTTTGTTAAAACGTGCGCGCGAGCACCTGAGGGAGCACGCTGGCGGCTTGACCGGCCAGTCGGTGCAGCGAGCTGACTTGAGGCACCTTGACGGGAACGGACGTGAGCGAGCCCAACATCTGCCACACAAAAATTCAAAACGGTCATCATCGTGACGTCATCACAAACACGTCAGCCGGCACGAGCCCGTGAAGTCAGCCGCACGTCATTACGCACACGAACACACGTACTTTGTAGCAACATGTTGTGTTAATCGAGTGTCGCCTCCTGCTGTGTGTTCACTTCCTGTAACAAAGAAGCTGTGCCGCGATTGGCTGACACTCCACCCGGCCCTCCCCCCTCCTGGTTCTTCTTCTGCGGTTCTGTTGTGTTGTACTGCGGAGCCACCCGCCAGGAGGGTGCAGGCAAGGGGGGGAGGCTAGGGCCAGTTCCCATAGCAACCACACCGAGGAAAATTCTTGCAGTATGAGAGCTTTTATTTTCCGAATTGCTGTCTTTTCTCCCAAGTCAAGCACTTTGGGGGGCAGCAACGGGGAGGAACTGCTTCTTCCACTAACTTCCTGTTTACGATTCTCTCTCCAAAAGTCATCTTTGCATGcgcgagtgcgtgtgtgtgtgtgtgtgtgtgtgtgcacaagaCACTACACCTGCTGCTCATGCAGAGGGCGCTGCACCTCCTTTCCACACACAACTGGAAcaccgcgtgtgcgtgtgtcaggtAACCCAACAGTAAGAAAAAGACGGCAAAGAAGAATAAGTAGCAGATGTTTTTGTTCCTCCACTTGGCTCGGCTGACCCCCGACCGGCAGGGCTGAGCAGTTTCCATGGAAACAGTGCTCCTCAGCACTCATTCAATCATTCTCTCATCTCTTCACTCAGTCAATGCTTTCGGTCGCTCGCTGGAAAAACTTCCGGCGAACAACGAGAATCCAAACGCTGTTCCGTGTCGGTTTGAGGGGGAATGTCACGCGATGTCCGACGCATTACAAGTTGTATGGCACGTTTGTTCCACCGTGCGTCGACGAGTGCCTTTCATGCGTGAATGCAAACAACACGCTGGGATGACAACGCCATCGTCGTCGCGCGTGCAGGTGTGTTACCTGTGCGGGAGGAAGCTCCAAGGCCCTCTTGCCGCCCAGCGGGCGAACCCCGACCCCGAACGCCACCCTCCCGCCCGTCTGTAGGTTGACGGGCAACGTCTGCGGCGGATCGGAGCCGGGCGTCTTCTGCCCGTTGATGTGCGCCGTTACCGCGGCGACGGGAGTCGGGACCATGGAGATGGCGATGCCCTGGCTCGTGGGCTTGATGAGAGTTAGCGGCTTGGTCGCACCCACCGGGCAACTCCGCACCGCCATCTTCTGGGCGGGCAGGCACatcgtgcacgcacgcacgcacacacgcacacacacacacacacacacacacacacacacacacacacgttaaaagCGTCACGGCGAGGAACTC includes:
- the phf21b gene encoding PHD finger protein 21B isoform X2 translates to MEVQGLQEALQVEIQCHQNPTLCKGLNELQNGQMAVRSCPVGATKPLTLIKPTSQGIAISMVPTPVAAVTAHINGQKTPGSDPPQTLPVNLQTGGRVAFGVGVRPLGGKRALELPPAQMLGSLTSVPVKVPQVSSLHRLAGQAASVLPQVRPKTLIPDSLPHSPCPDPPQPRTTSALNHPGPTLPTPNCTLSPHRQPYDGGASSLAGEAGGPAQHASAGAGVAYAIIAASPANGNGVAAVSEAVEVIIIQPQAPGSSEGGSLPLPSQEPPPAPTKKIDEDPEKIAFMVSLGLVTNEHREEIQLKRQERKRRSTANPAYSGLFEPERKRLATHYLNSPLFSSARDSEDFCWKDDVEQDERCAVCRQDGELQPCHNCPRAFHQDCLQPPLKTPPGGPWYCPKCRKKVLNKENMSWPHNFVQSYVTHKTVRQEEKRRLLRRNVELKKECAHLEEEDDELNKTLKRCLDRRDRLAAQQRDTLASLERLKALIELIQVTVTTGAASAASSSSSSPRSPSRMKSGGPSTSPLRPSRDDAAD
- the phf21b gene encoding PHD finger protein 21B isoform X1; the protein is MEVQGLQEALQVEIQCHQNPTLCKGLNELQNGQKMAVRSCPVGATKPLTLIKPTSQGIAISMVPTPVAAVTAHINGQKTPGSDPPQTLPVNLQTGGRVAFGVGVRPLGGKRALELPPAQMLGSLTSVPVKVPQVSSLHRLAGQAASVLPQVRPKTLIPDSLPHSPCPDPPQPRTTSALNHPGPTLPTPNCTLSPHRQPYDGGASSLAGEAGGPAQHASAGAGVAYAIIAASPANGNGVAAVSEAVEVIIIQPQAPGSSEGGSLPLPSQEPPPAPTKKIDEDPEKIAFMVSLGLVTNEHREEIQLKRQERKRRSTANPAYSGLFEPERKRLATHYLNSPLFSSARDSEDFCWKDDVEQDERCAVCRQDGELQPCHNCPRAFHQDCLQPPLKTPPGGPWYCPKCRKKVLNKENMSWPHNFVQSYVTHKTVRQEEKRRLLRRNVELKKECAHLEEEDDELNKTLKRCLDRRDRLAAQQRDTLASLERLKALIELIQVTVTTGAASAASSSSSSPRSPSRMKSGGPSTSPLRPSRDDAAD